In Halococcus agarilyticus, a single window of DNA contains:
- a CDS encoding winged helix-turn-helix domain-containing protein: protein MSEERDPDAMFAALCSDDAREILVAAHSEPRSAQEFADRCDISLPTVYRRVNTLVDQGLLKENLQVDPDGNHYTVYVSNLDSLEFALETAGFVASVRLRRDIVDRFGEFWRDLGGHSAERTDHQ from the coding sequence GTGAGCGAAGAGCGGGACCCGGACGCGATGTTCGCGGCCCTCTGTAGCGACGACGCCCGCGAGATCCTCGTCGCTGCCCACTCCGAACCCCGCTCGGCCCAAGAGTTCGCCGATCGCTGTGACATCTCGCTCCCGACGGTGTATCGGCGCGTGAACACGCTCGTCGATCAGGGCTTGCTCAAGGAGAACCTGCAGGTCGATCCCGACGGCAACCACTACACGGTGTACGTCTCGAACCTCGACTCCCTGGAGTTCGCCCTCGAAACGGCCGGCTTCGTCGCCAGCGTTCGTCTCAGACGCGACATCGTCGACCGGTTCGGCGAGTTCTGGCGCGATCTCGGGGG
- a CDS encoding DUF7563 family protein, whose translation MPNCEHCHGHVSERFAQVFADEHDRVLACPNCAANAGIAEVARERARARGP comes from the coding sequence ATGCCCAACTGTGAACACTGCCATGGACACGTTTCCGAACGGTTCGCCCAGGTCTTCGCCGACGAACACGACCGCGTCCTCGCCTGTCCGAACTGTGCCGCGAACGCCGGCATCGCCGAGGTGGCGCGGGAACGAGCGCGGGCGCGCGGTCCATAG